Proteins from a single region of Aythya fuligula isolate bAytFul2 chromosome 3, bAytFul2.pri, whole genome shotgun sequence:
- the MCM3 gene encoding DNA replication licensing factor MCM3: MAAPAGGLEDAELREAQRDYLDFLDDEEDQGVYHSKVRDMISENQYRLLVSINDLRRKNEKRASRLLNNAFEELVAFQRALKDFVASVDATYAKQYEDFYIGLEGSFGSKHVSPRTLTACFLSCIVCVEGIVTKCSLVRPKVVRSVHYCPATKKTIERRYTDLTSLDAFPSSSVYPTKDEENNPLETEFGLSVYKDHQTITIQEMPEKAPAGQLPRSVDVILDDDLVDKVKPGDRIQVVGTYRCLPGKKGGYTSGTFRTILIACHVKQMSKDARPLYSATDVAKIKRFSKSRSKDIFDQLARSLAPSIHGHEFIKKAILCMLLGGVEKILENGSRIRGDINILLIGDPSVAKSQLLRYVLCTAPRAIATTGRGSSGVGLTAAITTDQETGERRLEAGAMVLADRGVVCIDEFDKMSDIDRTAIHEVMEQGRVTIAKAGMHARLNSRCSVLAAANPVYGRYDQYKTPMENIGLQDSLLSRFDLLFIVLDQMDPEQDREISDHVLRMHRYRNPNEQDGDAMPLGSAVEILATDDPDFAQEEEQELQVYEKHDDLLHGPNRRKEKIVSMEFMRKYIHVAKMIKPVLTQESANYIAEEYSRLRSQNQMSSDIARTSPVTARTLETLIRLSTAHAKARMNKTVDLQDAEAALELVQFAYFKKVLEKEKKRKKQVEDDSETEKEDEETQPKEEGRKQRRKKARTEGQEESYDPYDFSDAEQEMPEVQAHTPKTPEASASGDAKKPELADPRLKAFKAALLEVFKASHAQSVGLKSVMESINRDNPEPFSLPEVKLALAHMQDDNQIMVSDDIIFLI, from the exons atggcgGCGCCGGCGGGAGGGCTGGAGGATGCGGAGCTGCGGGAGGCGCAGCGCGATTACCTCGATTTTTTGGATGATGAG GAAGACCAAGGGGTTTATCACAGCAAGGTGCGCGACATGATCAGTGAGAACCAGTACCGCCTCCTGGTCAGCATCAACGACTTGCGGCGGAAGAACGAGAAGAGAGCCAGCCG ACTTTTGAACAACGCCTTCGAGGAGCTCGTCGCCTTCCAGCGTGCTCTGAAGGATTTCGTAGCCTCCGTCGATGCCACCTATGCCAAGCAGTACGAGGACTTCTACATCGGGCTGGAGGGCAGCTTTGGCTCCAAGCACGTCTCACCACGGACGCTGACCGCCTGCTTCCTGAGCTGCATCGTGTGCGTGGAGGGCATCGTGACAAAAT GCTCTCTGGTTCGTCCCAAGGTCGTCCGCAGCGTCCACTACTGCCCCGCGACCAAGAAGACCATCGAGCGCCGCTACACGGACCTGACGTCCCTGGATGCTTTCCCATCCAGCTCTGTCTACCCTACAAAG GATGAAGAGAACAACCCCCTGGAGACAGAGTTTGGCCTCTCGGTCTACAAGGACCACCAGACCATCACCATCCAGGAGATGCCTGAGAAGGCCCCGGCAGGGCAGCTCCCGCGCTCGGTGGACGTCATTCTGGACGACGACCTGGTGGACAAGGTGAAGCCCGGGGACCGCATCCAGGTGGTGGGGACGTACCGCTGCCTGCCGGGAAAGAAAGGTGGTTACACCTCGGGGACCTTCAG GACTATCCTCATTGCCTGCCACGTGAAGCAGATGAGCAAAGACGCTCGGCCTCTCTACTCTGCTACTGATGTGGCCAAGATCAAGAGATTCAGCAAGAGTCGATCCAAG GATATCTTTGACCAGCTGGCGAGGTCGCTGGCGCCCAGCATCCATGGGCACGAGTTCATCAAGAAGGCCATCCTCTGCATGCTGCTGGGAGGGGTGGAGAAAATCCTGGAAAACGGGAGCCGCATCCGAGGAGACATCAACATCTTGCTGATAG GAGACCCTTCTGTCGCCAAGTCCCAGCTGCTGCGCTACGTGCTGTGCACTGCGCCCCGCGCCATTGCCACCACCGGCAGGGGCTCCTCCGGCGTCGGCCTGACTGCTGCCATCACCACTGACCAAGAAACTG GCGAGCGGCGCCTGGAAGCGGGGGCCATGGTGCTGGCAGACCGGGGCGTGGTGTGCATCGACGAGTTCGACAAGATGTCCGACATCGACCGCACGGCCATACACGAGGTGATGGAGCAGGGCCGCGTCACCATCGCCAAGGCCGGCATGCACGCTCGCCTCAACTCCCGCTGCAGCGTCCTGGCGGCCGCCAACCCCGTCTACGGCCGG TACGACCAGTACAAGACGCCCATGGAGAACATCGGCCTGCAGGACTCCTTGCTCTCCCGCTTCGACCTGCTCTTCATCGTGCTGGACCAGATGGACCCTGAGCAGGACAGGGAGATCTCGGACCACGTCCTGCGGATGCACCGCTACCGCAACCCCAACGAGCAGGACGGGGACG CCATGCCCCTGGGCAGTGCCGTGGAGATCCTGGCTACGGACGACCCTGACTTTGCAcaagaggaggagcaggagctccAAGTGTACGAGAAGCACGACGACCTCCTGCATGGCCCCAATCGCCGCAA GGAGAAGATCGTCAGCATGGAGTTCATGAGGAAGTACATCCACGTAGCCAAGATGATCAAGCCCGTTTTGACCCAGGAGTCTGCGAACTACATAGCGGAGGAGTACTCCCGCCTGCGCAGCCAGAACCAGATGAGCTCGGACATCGCCAGG ACCTCCCCGGTCACAGCCCGTACCTTGGAGACCCTGATCCGCCTCTCCACGGCCCACGCCAAGGCCAGGATGAACAAGACGGTCGACCTGCAGGACGCGGAGGCGGCTCTGGAGCTGGTGCAGTTTGCCTACTTCAAAAAG gtgctggagaaggagaagaagcgCAAAAAACAGGTGGAGGATGACTCGGAGACCGAGAAGGAGGACGAGGAGACACAGCCCaaggaggagggcaggaagcAAAG GAGGAAGAAGGCACGCACGGAGGGCCAGGAGGAGTCCTATGACCCCTATGACTTCAGCGACGCCGAGCAGGAGATGCCGGAGG tcCAGGCACATACGCCCAAGACACCCGAAGCCTCGGCCTCTGGCGATGCAAAGAAGCCGGAGCTGGCTGATCCGAG GTTGAAAGCATTCAAGGCTGCGctcctggaggtcttcaaagcTTCCCATGCCCAGTCCGTGGGCCTGAAGAGCGTGATGGAGTCCATCAACCGCGACAACCCCGAGCCCTTCTCACTGCCTGAGGTGAAGCTGGCCTTGGCCCACATGCAAGATGACAACCAGATCATGGTGTCCGATGACATTATCTTCTTAATTTGA